The Streptomyces sp. NBC_01775 genome includes a region encoding these proteins:
- a CDS encoding response regulator transcription factor gives MRVVIAEDSAILRDGLAQLLELRGIEVVAAVDDAERLLAAVDEHRPDAAVVDIRLPPGHSDEGLRAAVTLRSEHPGVGVLIFSQYVETKYAARLLGDGAAGVGYLLKERVVDIGEFAEALRRVAAGGTALDPEVVSQLFGAAGRATELDALTPREREVLALMAEGRTNQAIAASFVVSERAVEKHVANIFGKLGLPPSETGHRRVLAVLRYLKSA, from the coding sequence GTGCGCGTTGTCATCGCCGAGGACTCCGCCATCCTGCGCGACGGCCTCGCCCAGCTCCTGGAGCTGCGCGGCATCGAGGTCGTCGCCGCCGTGGACGACGCGGAGCGGCTGCTGGCCGCCGTCGACGAACACCGGCCCGACGCCGCCGTGGTGGACATCCGGCTGCCCCCGGGCCACTCCGACGAGGGGCTGCGCGCCGCCGTCACCCTCCGCTCCGAGCACCCCGGCGTGGGGGTGCTGATCTTCTCTCAGTACGTCGAGACGAAGTACGCGGCACGGCTGCTGGGCGACGGCGCGGCCGGGGTCGGCTACCTGCTCAAGGAACGCGTCGTCGACATCGGCGAGTTCGCCGAGGCGCTGCGGCGGGTCGCGGCCGGGGGCACAGCCCTGGACCCGGAGGTCGTCTCCCAGCTGTTCGGGGCCGCCGGGCGGGCCACGGAGCTGGACGCGCTCACCCCGCGCGAGCGCGAGGTGCTGGCCCTGATGGCGGAGGGGCGCACCAACCAGGCCATCGCCGCCTCCTTCGTCGTGTCCGAACGCGCCGTGGAGAAGCACGTCGCCAACATCTTCGGCAAGCTGGGCCTCCCGCCTTCCGAGACCGGCCACCGCCGCGTCCTGGCGGTTCTTCGCTACCTCAAGAGCGCCTAG
- a CDS encoding sensor histidine kinase — MSRTPGTVRAAQRTVRAALAAPFCPRALAALLYALLALPLALVALLLVVAGLVLGAALSWTSPGLWLLALTVRGALAAGDLQRVAARGLLGETGEWAQRLSRRRRTGPGPRGWRQALLTERAGWRAVGLVLLAPLAALPPVAAAVVGYAYGPLLLAHPLLQRWNHITEHRADGSERRVSLEVADVEFDTWPRLLVPVLLGALLVLLAPRLLRWALAPHRALLRASAGPSSAEQRIRTLEETRAQAVDDAAATLRRIERDLHDGTQARLVGLGMHLTLIRELIAAGAEKERLLSVVETASGNATAAVSDLRDLVKGIHPPVLDQGLETALATLVTAGPLPAELRCELPNRPAQAVESIAYFCVAELLANAAKHSAARHVAVDVHGDAHGAGGTLRLTVRDDGRGGAAVGAGSGLTGLLARVRTVDGTLECVSPPGGPTVITVNLPMG, encoded by the coding sequence ATGTCCCGCACACCGGGCACCGTACGCGCCGCCCAGCGCACCGTACGCGCTGCCCTCGCCGCACCGTTTTGCCCGCGCGCGCTGGCCGCGCTGCTCTACGCGCTGCTGGCCCTGCCCCTCGCGCTCGTCGCCCTCCTCCTCGTGGTGGCGGGGCTGGTGCTGGGCGCCGCGCTGTCCTGGACGTCGCCGGGGCTGTGGCTGCTGGCGCTGACGGTGCGCGGCGCGCTCGCCGCCGGAGACCTCCAACGCGTGGCGGCCCGCGGGCTGCTGGGCGAGACCGGCGAGTGGGCCCAACGACTCTCCCGCCGTCGCCGTACGGGCCCGGGGCCACGGGGCTGGCGGCAGGCGCTGCTGACCGAGCGGGCGGGGTGGCGTGCCGTGGGGCTGGTGCTGCTGGCGCCACTTGCCGCGCTGCCCCCGGTGGCCGCCGCCGTGGTGGGCTACGCCTACGGGCCGCTGCTGTTGGCCCACCCCCTCCTCCAGCGCTGGAACCACATCACCGAACACCGGGCGGACGGCTCCGAGCGGCGGGTCTCCCTGGAGGTCGCCGACGTCGAGTTCGACACCTGGCCCCGGCTCCTCGTCCCCGTCCTCCTGGGGGCGCTGCTCGTGCTGCTGGCGCCCCGGCTGCTGCGCTGGGCACTGGCCCCGCACCGGGCCCTGCTGCGCGCCTCGGCCGGACCCAGTTCCGCCGAGCAGCGCATCCGCACCCTGGAGGAGACCCGCGCCCAGGCCGTCGACGACGCGGCGGCGACCCTGCGCCGTATCGAACGCGACCTCCACGACGGCACCCAGGCCCGGCTCGTGGGCCTGGGCATGCATCTGACGCTCATCCGGGAGCTGATCGCGGCCGGGGCGGAGAAGGAGCGGCTGCTGAGCGTGGTGGAGACCGCCAGCGGCAACGCCACAGCGGCCGTCTCCGACCTGCGCGACCTGGTCAAGGGCATCCATCCGCCCGTCCTCGACCAGGGGCTGGAGACCGCGCTCGCCACCCTCGTGACGGCCGGCCCCCTGCCGGCCGAGCTGCGCTGCGAGCTGCCGAACCGCCCCGCGCAGGCGGTCGAGTCCATCGCGTACTTCTGCGTCGCCGAACTCCTGGCCAACGCCGCCAAACACAGCGCGGCCCGCCACGTCGCCGTCGACGTTCACGGGGACGCCCACGGGGCCGGGGGCACCCTTCGGCTGACCGTACGCGACGACGGCAGGGGCGGGGCCGCCGTGGGTGCGGGCAGCGGGCTGACCGGGCTGCTCGCCCGCGTCCGGACGGTCGACGGCACCCTGGAGTGCGTCAGCCCGCCAGGAGGGCCTACGGTGATCACCGTCAATCTGCCCATGGGCTGA